A genomic region of Salinibacter pepae contains the following coding sequences:
- a CDS encoding PAS domain-containing sensor histidine kinase has product MNLFHALDPTHVTYLLVFGAGAAGGLLGLMAFGLVGRPAENRRREAAPDGRQAARNARLEALTETMPGVPYEFRAGPDGEQAIAFIGDGATELLGLAPEPDGFYERFVEHIPEGHHREAFLQSVEEAVTTRSHWRHEVPFDRPDGTRIWLLGSAEPDPQEKGVLFRGLLLNITERIEEERRREQVIRRVTDAIVEVDAEWGFTLVNDQAEALYGMTEENLLGRTLWDVFPQAKGTRFEKEYRRAMRSREPVRFEEHFERMGAWFDIQIYPNPDGGLAFYFDDVTKRKEREEQLREREELLRSITENVSEGIYRSTAEEGIVYANSAFVEMFGYESRDELRAADPSTFYADPGKRKALYRQEDEQGGLDGVEVQFQRNDGSTFTGLLSTQRVDAPDGNQVYNDGAVTDITQRKRREQMLKSRRRKIEALYRATSGLLAVENRDAVPDRIAEVLQEVFGFPLRHVGLVEDEMLVPKETVGEGLSRMPEPKAQPLSEDLVATRAIQAGEAVVVESTGGLENDLDYGTLSTLAGIPIGGHGAVVVGKEAGTFDALDLRLLEVLGGYATLVLGRLEREERLVQAREEAEEAAQLKSAMLANMSHEVRTPLMSMIGSADLLREDLEEGGLEGEPADMAEQIFRSGQRLRDTLDSVLELSRLESGAYTLDDDSAYLDVVVREVAQELNLRAHEKGVQLEVDGPPTSVEAQLDETAVRRIATNLVENAIKFTPEGGEVRVRAEPEDEETALLAVEDTGVGIAEEAREDIFDAFKQESVGLNREYEGSGLGLSIVHRLTTMMDGTIEVESEKGVGTRFAVRLPR; this is encoded by the coding sequence ATGAATCTGTTTCACGCCCTCGACCCGACGCACGTCACATACCTGCTTGTCTTTGGAGCTGGGGCAGCGGGGGGACTACTCGGCCTCATGGCCTTCGGACTTGTGGGACGCCCGGCAGAAAACCGGCGACGTGAGGCGGCCCCGGACGGTCGGCAAGCGGCGCGGAATGCCCGCCTGGAGGCCCTCACCGAAACCATGCCCGGCGTGCCCTACGAATTTCGGGCCGGGCCGGACGGGGAGCAGGCCATCGCGTTCATCGGCGACGGGGCCACCGAGCTCCTGGGGCTTGCCCCCGAGCCGGACGGGTTCTACGAACGGTTCGTGGAGCACATTCCGGAGGGCCACCACCGGGAGGCGTTTCTTCAGTCGGTGGAGGAGGCGGTCACGACGCGCTCGCACTGGCGACACGAGGTTCCGTTCGATCGGCCCGACGGGACGCGCATCTGGCTCCTCGGCTCCGCAGAACCGGATCCCCAAGAGAAAGGAGTGCTGTTTCGGGGACTTCTCCTCAACATCACGGAGCGAATCGAGGAGGAGCGTCGCCGCGAACAGGTCATCCGACGTGTCACCGACGCGATCGTCGAGGTGGACGCCGAGTGGGGCTTCACGCTCGTCAATGACCAGGCCGAAGCGCTCTACGGAATGACGGAAGAAAATCTACTCGGGAGGACCCTCTGGGACGTATTTCCCCAGGCGAAAGGGACCCGTTTCGAGAAAGAATACCGGCGGGCGATGCGGTCCCGCGAGCCGGTTCGGTTCGAAGAGCACTTTGAGAGAATGGGCGCGTGGTTCGACATTCAGATCTATCCAAATCCGGACGGGGGCCTGGCCTTCTACTTCGACGACGTCACGAAGCGGAAAGAACGGGAAGAACAGCTTCGGGAGCGCGAGGAACTGCTCCGGTCGATCACCGAAAACGTGTCCGAAGGCATCTATCGGTCGACCGCGGAGGAGGGAATCGTGTACGCCAATTCCGCCTTCGTCGAGATGTTCGGGTACGAGAGTCGCGACGAGCTACGGGCGGCCGACCCGTCAACGTTCTACGCCGATCCCGGCAAACGGAAGGCACTCTATCGGCAGGAGGACGAGCAGGGCGGGCTCGACGGGGTCGAAGTGCAGTTCCAGCGGAACGACGGGTCGACGTTCACGGGCCTGCTCAGTACTCAACGGGTCGATGCGCCGGATGGAAACCAGGTGTACAACGACGGTGCCGTCACCGACATCACCCAGCGCAAGCGGCGGGAGCAGATGCTCAAGAGCCGCCGGCGAAAAATTGAGGCGCTCTACCGGGCGACCAGCGGGCTCCTCGCCGTTGAGAACCGGGATGCCGTTCCGGACCGCATCGCCGAGGTTTTGCAGGAGGTGTTCGGCTTTCCACTCCGGCACGTTGGCCTGGTTGAGGACGAGATGTTGGTTCCCAAAGAGACGGTGGGGGAGGGCCTCTCGCGCATGCCGGAGCCGAAGGCCCAGCCCCTAAGCGAAGACCTCGTGGCGACCCGGGCGATTCAGGCGGGAGAGGCCGTTGTGGTGGAATCGACCGGCGGCCTGGAAAACGACCTTGACTACGGCACGCTCTCCACCCTGGCGGGCATTCCAATCGGGGGGCACGGGGCGGTGGTTGTCGGGAAGGAGGCCGGCACCTTCGACGCGCTGGACCTGCGCCTTCTGGAGGTGCTCGGGGGCTACGCGACACTGGTGCTCGGCCGGCTCGAACGGGAAGAACGGCTCGTCCAGGCCCGGGAGGAGGCCGAGGAGGCTGCCCAGCTCAAGTCGGCGATGCTCGCCAACATGAGCCACGAGGTCCGCACCCCTCTCATGTCGATGATCGGGTCGGCGGACCTGCTTAGGGAAGACCTGGAGGAGGGGGGGCTGGAGGGGGAGCCCGCCGACATGGCCGAGCAAATCTTCCGGAGTGGGCAGCGCCTGCGGGACACGCTCGACTCAGTGCTTGAGCTTTCCCGGCTTGAAAGCGGGGCCTACACCCTCGACGACGACTCCGCCTACCTGGACGTGGTCGTTCGGGAAGTGGCCCAGGAGCTGAACCTGAGGGCCCACGAGAAGGGAGTTCAGCTGGAGGTGGACGGCCCGCCGACATCGGTGGAGGCGCAGCTGGACGAGACGGCCGTGCGCCGAATTGCGACCAACCTCGTCGAGAACGCCATCAAGTTCACGCCAGAAGGAGGAGAGGTGCGGGTGCGGGCTGAGCCCGAAGACGAGGAAACGGCCCTGCTGGCGGTGGAGGACACGGGCGTCGGAATTGCGGAGGAGGCCCGAGAGGACATCTTCGACGCGTTCAAGCAAGAGTCCGTGGGGCTCAACCGAGAATACGAGGGAAGCGGGCTTGGTCTGTCGATCGTACACCGACTCACGACCATGATGGACGGGACCATCGAGGTCGAGAGCGAGAAGGGCGTCGGGACCCGGTTTGCCGTACGGCTCCCCCGATAG
- a CDS encoding HDOD domain-containing protein: MASEYFTENSQATEGAASVERDLEAVLSGQDTPSFIARLGREAETALGSILELVGRLQDASADIDAVTTKIQGRGEALRRTFRSLRHLARLSDEDSAPDPEEVDAVALAQECLDELDSAARGTGLELALEAPSSPVEITTNGATLRQALRHLLANAITSTAQGAVTLRVDDEDVGIAFRVESTGTGGLGAPDGDRSSLFEPFGQREPEQGASPKGLGLGLPLANAFSDYLGGALDVESGPEDRQGVTLRVPRDTVGAAQEDTDTGDDRDAVRLLVVEDNDVTRRLLRRMLEDAYHVDMAEEAGEAIQQAEEEAYDVFILDVNLKDRRTGVEVLQAVRRMEGGGATPAVACTAYALDDHREHFLRAGFDDVVAKPVTKREILDVVDQRLEEPASSEVEAPEISLSGIELPPIPSTLVEVASLASSPESPDVEALTEALQKDAVVSQWLIRHINSAYYSMRESIDTVERAVRYLGFQPVCNLILTKVIGESFSGAEGPDGEQVQQYIMKTSVLAAYVARELSKEIGFEEPGVAYTGGIFAQIGRLALLEDEGETYVDLWFEEQDRSASFRGPPPQGQEILHFEEDYVQNGLAVGQACGVSDKLQAVLRAHHRPARARTAFRPLVPLVAVAFTVAHHAGDLEDENPWDGEEALARDLQGVPVTRHVVEGQPLSERKLIALVVDIVGDAIEFVDEVLDAA; the protein is encoded by the coding sequence ATGGCTTCGGAGTATTTTACCGAGAATAGTCAGGCGACCGAAGGGGCCGCAAGTGTCGAGCGTGATCTGGAAGCCGTGCTGTCCGGACAGGACACCCCCTCCTTCATCGCACGCCTGGGCCGCGAGGCGGAGACGGCCCTCGGGTCTATTCTCGAGCTGGTGGGTCGACTGCAGGACGCTTCCGCCGACATCGACGCGGTGACGACGAAAATTCAGGGGCGCGGCGAAGCCCTTCGCAGAACCTTTCGGTCTCTGAGGCACCTTGCACGTCTGTCCGACGAGGACAGCGCCCCCGATCCCGAAGAGGTCGATGCCGTCGCCCTGGCCCAGGAATGCCTCGATGAACTCGATTCGGCCGCCCGCGGTACGGGACTCGAACTTGCCCTCGAGGCGCCGTCGTCCCCCGTCGAGATCACGACGAACGGGGCGACGCTGCGCCAGGCGCTGCGCCACCTTCTGGCAAATGCGATCACGTCCACCGCCCAGGGAGCGGTGACTCTTCGCGTCGACGACGAGGACGTCGGGATCGCCTTTCGCGTCGAGAGCACCGGTACTGGGGGGCTTGGGGCGCCCGACGGGGATCGTTCGTCGCTGTTTGAGCCTTTTGGGCAGCGAGAGCCGGAACAGGGGGCATCGCCAAAAGGGCTCGGGCTCGGCCTGCCGCTCGCCAACGCCTTTTCCGATTACCTAGGGGGAGCCCTTGACGTTGAGAGCGGGCCTGAGGACAGGCAGGGGGTTACGCTACGCGTGCCCCGTGACACTGTAGGGGCCGCCCAGGAGGACACCGACACGGGGGACGACCGAGACGCAGTTCGTCTGCTGGTCGTGGAGGACAACGACGTCACCCGCCGGCTGCTCCGCCGAATGCTCGAGGACGCCTACCACGTCGACATGGCCGAGGAGGCCGGGGAGGCGATCCAGCAGGCCGAAGAGGAGGCCTACGACGTGTTCATTCTGGACGTTAACCTGAAAGACCGCCGCACCGGTGTAGAGGTGCTTCAGGCAGTGCGCAGGATGGAGGGGGGCGGGGCCACCCCTGCGGTCGCCTGCACGGCGTACGCCCTGGACGACCACCGCGAGCATTTTCTCCGGGCCGGATTCGACGATGTCGTGGCGAAGCCGGTCACCAAGCGCGAAATTCTCGATGTCGTCGATCAACGGCTCGAAGAGCCTGCTTCGTCGGAGGTGGAGGCCCCGGAAATATCACTGTCGGGGATTGAACTCCCCCCAATCCCGAGCACGCTCGTTGAGGTCGCGAGTCTCGCGTCCAGCCCCGAGTCCCCCGACGTGGAGGCGCTCACGGAGGCGTTGCAGAAGGACGCGGTGGTGTCGCAGTGGCTCATTCGCCACATCAACTCGGCGTACTACAGCATGCGGGAGTCCATCGATACCGTCGAGCGGGCCGTGCGGTACCTCGGCTTTCAGCCGGTGTGCAACCTCATCCTGACGAAAGTGATTGGGGAGAGCTTTTCCGGTGCCGAGGGGCCGGACGGGGAGCAGGTCCAGCAGTACATCATGAAAACCAGCGTGCTGGCGGCCTACGTGGCCCGCGAGCTGTCGAAGGAGATTGGCTTCGAGGAGCCCGGCGTGGCCTATACCGGCGGTATTTTTGCCCAAATCGGCCGGCTGGCCCTGCTCGAAGACGAGGGCGAGACCTACGTCGACCTTTGGTTTGAGGAGCAGGACCGGTCGGCGTCCTTTCGGGGCCCGCCCCCGCAGGGACAAGAGATTCTGCACTTCGAAGAGGACTACGTGCAGAACGGCCTTGCGGTGGGGCAGGCGTGCGGCGTCTCCGACAAATTGCAGGCTGTCCTCCGGGCCCACCACCGTCCCGCCCGGGCCCGCACGGCGTTCCGCCCGCTCGTCCCGCTCGTTGCGGTGGCCTTCACGGTGGCCCACCACGCCGGCGACCTTGAAGACGAGAATCCGTGGGACGGCGAGGAGGCCCTCGCCCGCGACCTTCAGGGGGTCCCGGTGACCCGTCACGTAGTTGAAGGGCAGCCCCTTTCCGAGCGGAAGCTGATCGCGCTGGTCGTGGACATCGTCGGGGACGCCATCGAGTTCGTCGACGAGGTTCTGGATGCGGCCTAG